In Fluviicola taffensis DSM 16823, the following are encoded in one genomic region:
- the rpe gene encoding ribulose-phosphate 3-epimerase gives MSVIIAPSILSCDFGNLERDFELINQSEADWFHVDVMDGVFVPNISFGFPIISALKKVAKKTIDCHIMIVNPDQFIAEFAKAGVDILTVHYEACTHLHRTIGAIHEAGMKAGVALNPHTPVSVLENVIADLDLVLIMSVNPGFGGQKFIHQAIEKVKQTKALIEKTGSKAIIEVDGGVNLETGKLLVDAGAQALVAGSFVFNSPNPTATISSLKQL, from the coding sequence ATGTCTGTTATCATTGCTCCTTCTATACTCTCATGCGATTTTGGAAACCTAGAACGCGATTTCGAATTGATTAATCAAAGTGAGGCTGATTGGTTTCATGTAGATGTGATGGATGGCGTATTTGTTCCCAATATTTCTTTTGGATTTCCTATTATTTCTGCTTTGAAAAAGGTGGCGAAAAAGACCATTGATTGTCACATTATGATTGTGAATCCAGATCAATTTATTGCTGAATTCGCGAAAGCTGGAGTAGATATTTTGACAGTTCACTATGAAGCCTGTACGCATTTACACCGAACAATTGGAGCAATTCATGAAGCAGGAATGAAAGCTGGAGTTGCATTGAATCCACACACACCCGTTTCGGTTTTGGAAAATGTAATTGCTGATTTGGACTTAGTTCTGATCATGTCTGTAAATCCAGGATTCGGTGGACAAAAGTTCATTCATCAAGCAATCGAAAAAGTAAAGCAAACAAAAGCTTTGATTGAAAAAACAGGATCAAAGGCAATCATTGAAGTAGATGGCGGAGTGAATTTAGAAACCGGGAAATTATTGGTTGATGCAGGTGCTCAGGCTTTGGTTGCGGGTAGTTTTGTCTTCAATAGCCCTAATCCAACAGCTACCATTTCTTCTTTGAAACAACTGTAA
- a CDS encoding AI-2E family transporter produces the protein MENAQVNYQKRIFNILLLVVIGVIVFLGSDILFPVILAFIFGVLIRPIDSFLQKKWRFPKILSVIITVAIAIVIFAGVLFLLGLQLKDFFSDLPKLEKNMMKVIHDIGDWINHTFGISNLKQEKIVKENLMKGGSLVSMESFGTLTGALVNFILVPLYLFLFLFYRELLLGFLMRLVSAKSSERMQIIVNDIKVIIRMYILGLLLEIAIVAALTTLGLWLIGVKYSLFLGLLVALLNLIPYVGILVANFLSCLISLSNNPDIQQSVLGMVAVIGVVQLIDNNILLPRIVGSKVRINALASILSVIVGGALAGVSGMFLAIPITAILKVVFDAVPSLEPYGFLLGDEIPKALFWTKKKKVTKQIVKEQIKNPNPEEKPKSE, from the coding sequence ATGGAAAACGCTCAAGTTAATTATCAGAAACGCATTTTCAATATCCTACTCCTAGTAGTCATTGGTGTAATTGTTTTTTTAGGAAGTGATATCCTCTTCCCTGTTATTTTAGCTTTTATCTTTGGTGTTTTAATCCGACCAATCGACTCGTTTTTACAGAAAAAATGGCGATTTCCGAAAATTCTATCTGTTATTATTACGGTTGCCATAGCGATTGTCATTTTTGCAGGAGTATTGTTTTTGCTTGGACTTCAACTGAAAGATTTCTTCAGTGATCTTCCAAAATTAGAGAAGAACATGATGAAGGTCATTCATGACATAGGAGATTGGATCAATCATACTTTTGGTATTTCAAACTTAAAGCAGGAAAAGATTGTTAAGGAGAATTTAATGAAAGGTGGAAGTTTGGTTTCCATGGAAAGTTTTGGAACACTAACCGGAGCTTTGGTAAACTTTATTTTAGTTCCACTTTACTTGTTCCTGTTTTTATTTTATCGAGAGCTTTTATTGGGGTTTTTAATGAGATTAGTTTCAGCAAAAAGTTCCGAAAGAATGCAAATTATTGTCAATGATATCAAAGTCATTATTCGCATGTATATTTTAGGATTGTTACTTGAAATTGCAATTGTGGCTGCATTGACAACATTGGGATTGTGGCTCATTGGGGTGAAATACTCCCTTTTCTTAGGACTTTTGGTCGCACTGTTGAATTTGATTCCTTACGTTGGAATACTTGTTGCTAACTTTCTAAGTTGCTTGATCTCACTCTCGAATAATCCAGATATTCAACAATCTGTTTTAGGAATGGTCGCTGTTATTGGTGTGGTTCAACTGATTGACAACAATATATTATTGCCACGTATTGTTGGCTCCAAAGTTAGAATTAATGCGCTAGCGTCTATTTTATCAGTGATTGTTGGTGGAGCGCTAGCTGGAGTTTCAGGGATGTTTTTAGCCATACCAATTACGGCAATTTTAAAAGTTGTTTTTGATGCAGTCCCAAGCCTAGAACCTTATGGGTTTCTATTAGGTGATGAAATACCGAAAGCCTTATTCTGGACGAAAAAGAAAAAGGTAACCAAGCAAATTGTGAAGGAACAAATTAAAAACCCTAATCCAGAAGAAAAACCTAAATCGGAATAA
- a CDS encoding rhomboid family intramembrane serine protease, with the protein MEPQIYSTYILLGIMIVMSLTAFNNRDFMEKYLFSPYLVKHERESYRFITHAFLHGDFGHLLFNGITVFFFGTAFESKLIEFYGLRIGEVVFWGFVIISMFASSSVSYFRHKDNPNYRSLGLSGVASAILFAMIMLEPEMKIGFMFIPVPIPAWVFGPIYLAFEIYSDRNRKTNIAHDAHISGAIFGIIFILITNIEQVISAFQNLLQ; encoded by the coding sequence ATGGAGCCTCAAATTTATTCAACATACATTCTTCTTGGAATCATGATAGTGATGTCACTTACGGCATTTAATAACCGTGATTTCATGGAGAAATACCTATTTAGCCCCTATTTGGTGAAGCACGAGAGAGAATCTTATCGATTTATCACACATGCTTTTTTACATGGAGATTTCGGTCATTTATTGTTCAATGGAATTACTGTTTTTTTCTTTGGTACAGCCTTCGAAAGTAAGTTGATTGAATTTTATGGACTTAGAATTGGGGAAGTTGTTTTTTGGGGATTTGTAATTATTTCAATGTTTGCCTCCAGTTCTGTTTCATATTTCCGCCACAAAGACAATCCAAACTACAGATCGTTGGGGCTTTCTGGAGTTGCTTCGGCGATTCTTTTTGCAATGATTATGTTGGAGCCAGAAATGAAAATCGGATTCATGTTCATTCCTGTGCCAATTCCAGCTTGGGTTTTCGGGCCAATTTATTTAGCCTTTGAAATTTATTCAGACCGTAATCGAAAAACAAATATTGCACACGATGCGCATATATCCGGTGCGATTTTCGGTATTATTTTCATTTTAATTACTAATATTGAACAAGTGATTTCGGCATTTCAAAACCTTCTCCAATGA
- a CDS encoding L,D-transpeptidase family protein gives MKFSRLLLLFLPLALTFTFIRCSADIDKSDPIFDQKVSLKKRISLAVESDLLTKLDFPKGIVDSVYVFYKSRDFKPVWANDSMLVKKGENWKELLKFPCALGLPDNRPFKFKQDSLTNTSIVQEFILTARLAQLQQDLKVGFLDTSINNYRPIVSIDVKSLSKSVAQMDTVKKWGTWLANMGPKRREYRYLAIGLYQFASKKTLSNIHFEIPALVEDSLRCVELSKESLIDKGYLDPKKNDDESFWDAMSRFQADNGLKADGVIGIYTRKSLNESVRFKCHRAILSMERWRWRAPFPDRYLWVNIPEYKLRLFYNDSLLSEHRVVVGKPENQTPELSSKLRAIISLPYWTQPHTIASKEFLPAIQNNSNYAAKNNYKVYRGETEVDPTTINWKRYKEKNFPFRVRQEPGSDNALGLVKFEFNNKFGVYIHDTPSKGFFNKDIRAYSHGCMRCELPDSLARFILTRDDRQKMTRDSLDTLIARKEHFTIHLHKPIQLQVDYITVTTNGKGRLLFYPDVYDRDEKYLKMMKVYQKVN, from the coding sequence ATGAAATTTAGCAGACTTCTATTACTTTTTCTTCCACTTGCACTCACTTTTACATTCATTAGATGTTCTGCAGACATTGACAAATCAGATCCCATTTTTGACCAAAAAGTTTCGTTGAAAAAGAGAATTTCGTTGGCCGTTGAATCCGATTTATTAACAAAATTAGATTTTCCAAAAGGAATTGTCGATTCTGTTTATGTGTTTTACAAATCACGTGATTTCAAACCTGTTTGGGCAAATGATTCCATGTTGGTGAAAAAGGGCGAAAATTGGAAAGAATTACTCAAATTCCCTTGTGCTCTTGGGCTTCCAGATAACCGTCCGTTTAAATTTAAGCAAGACTCATTAACCAATACTTCCATTGTTCAAGAGTTTATATTAACCGCTCGACTAGCTCAGTTGCAACAAGACTTAAAGGTTGGATTTTTAGATACTTCAATCAATAATTACCGCCCAATCGTTTCCATTGATGTAAAATCATTATCTAAGAGTGTTGCTCAAATGGACACGGTCAAAAAATGGGGAACTTGGCTTGCTAATATGGGACCAAAACGCCGCGAGTATCGATATTTGGCAATTGGTTTGTATCAATTTGCTTCTAAAAAAACACTTTCCAATATTCACTTTGAAATTCCAGCCCTTGTTGAAGATTCATTACGTTGTGTAGAGTTATCGAAAGAATCGTTGATCGACAAAGGATATTTGGATCCTAAAAAGAATGATGACGAGTCATTTTGGGATGCTATGAGCCGTTTTCAAGCCGATAATGGACTAAAAGCAGATGGAGTAATTGGAATTTATACACGGAAATCCTTGAATGAATCAGTTCGTTTTAAATGTCACCGTGCCATATTATCCATGGAAAGATGGCGTTGGAGAGCTCCATTTCCAGATCGTTATTTGTGGGTAAATATTCCTGAATACAAATTGCGCCTTTTTTACAATGATTCTTTACTCTCAGAACACAGAGTAGTTGTTGGCAAACCAGAAAACCAAACACCGGAGTTAAGTTCTAAATTGAGAGCAATCATTTCATTGCCTTATTGGACACAACCGCATACTATTGCAAGTAAAGAGTTTTTGCCAGCGATCCAAAACAATTCAAATTATGCAGCAAAGAACAATTACAAGGTATATCGTGGGGAAACTGAAGTAGATCCAACTACAATCAATTGGAAACGTTATAAGGAGAAAAATTTCCCATTCCGAGTTCGCCAAGAACCTGGTTCCGACAATGCCTTGGGATTGGTGAAATTTGAATTCAACAATAAATTCGGAGTTTACATCCACGATACACCATCGAAAGGATTTTTCAACAAAGATATTCGTGCATATTCTCATGGATGTATGCGTTGCGAACTGCCAGATTCATTGGCGCGTTTCATTTTAACAAGAGATGATAGGCAAAAAATGACCCGCGATTCCTTGGATACACTAATTGCTCGTAAGGAACATTTTACCATTCATTTACACAAGCCCATTCAATTGCAAGTAGATTATATCACGGTTACTACAAACGGAAAAGGCCGATTGCTTTTTTATCCAGATGTGTATGATCGCGATGAGAAATACTTGAAGATGATGAAGGTTTACCAGAAGGTGAATTAG
- a CDS encoding glycosyltransferase family 87 protein, with protein MEYTKSWSRITRSEWIFTLFLVAFCTLFAFVEWNNGRLWTSDFQVYYEATRDFFAGNNPYQHNYGLDTGFFKYTPFTLYLFAPQTAVSFGVGQCIHLILLAFSLIYSFLNIRTLLERFPVMGSRKIPSGMLYLAFACVAIHITRELHLGNVNLLLLLFFNLGLKAVLQKKNLPVAIWWSLMVVLKPIMIFVLLPLVFTKQWKSIALMAGFGILFFLFPAIHVGFKANWTLWQDWFKAISAHGEYLTSNNSIATLVKIHTGFSAAWITPLICLLTLILLLINDVFRFKKSETEVLFVWTAIFSAFIPNFFTTDTEHFLLSLPLIWLLFAALLNHGKWFHWIGFGLGMLLFSFNSPELLGDFSDFVSDNGLLGIGNCVFIITFLTIPRNRQPVIGSETGI; from the coding sequence ATGGAGTACACAAAAAGCTGGAGTAGAATAACACGATCTGAATGGATATTCACCTTATTTCTGGTCGCTTTTTGCACGTTGTTTGCTTTTGTCGAATGGAACAACGGTCGCTTATGGACAAGTGATTTTCAGGTCTATTACGAAGCTACACGTGATTTCTTTGCAGGAAACAATCCGTATCAACACAATTACGGACTTGATACCGGGTTCTTCAAGTACACACCATTTACCTTATACTTATTTGCTCCTCAAACCGCAGTTTCATTTGGAGTAGGTCAGTGTATTCACCTTATTTTACTGGCATTTTCATTGATTTATTCCTTCTTGAATATCCGTACATTGTTGGAGAGATTTCCCGTTATGGGAAGTCGAAAAATTCCATCTGGAATGCTGTATTTGGCTTTTGCTTGCGTAGCGATTCATATCACGCGGGAACTTCACTTGGGGAATGTCAATTTGTTGCTATTACTTTTCTTTAATCTTGGTTTAAAGGCAGTGCTTCAGAAAAAAAACCTTCCAGTTGCTATTTGGTGGAGTTTGATGGTTGTTTTGAAACCCATTATGATCTTCGTCTTATTGCCACTCGTATTCACAAAACAATGGAAATCTATCGCACTCATGGCTGGATTTGGAATCTTATTTTTCCTTTTCCCAGCAATTCATGTTGGATTTAAAGCGAATTGGACTCTTTGGCAAGACTGGTTCAAAGCAATTTCTGCTCATGGGGAATACTTAACAAGTAATAATTCAATTGCAACTTTGGTGAAAATTCATACTGGATTCTCAGCAGCTTGGATTACTCCGTTGATTTGTCTATTGACACTCATTTTACTTTTAATAAACGATGTATTCCGATTCAAAAAGTCGGAAACAGAAGTTCTCTTTGTTTGGACTGCAATTTTCTCTGCATTCATCCCGAATTTTTTCACCACAGATACAGAACACTTTTTGCTATCGTTGCCCTTAATTTGGTTACTTTTTGCGGCACTTCTAAATCACGGAAAATGGTTCCATTGGATTGGATTTGGTTTGGGGATGCTGTTGTTTTCATTCAATTCCCCTGAATTATTGGGAGACTTCTCCGATTTTGTTTCAGACAATGGCCTGCTTGGAATAGGGAATTGCGTATTTATCATTACTTTTTTAACTATTCCAAGAAACAGACAGCCTGTAATTGGTAGCGAAACAGGAATATAA
- a CDS encoding ceramidase domain-containing protein, translating to MDLLSETLQIIDNGPIYRETKDLSLLIVEPWNAWSSLTFLVPALIFLWQLRGHYSEYKFIIWFCCPLLVLGGLGSTFFHAFRASYLLLLMDALPIIVLVLGISIWMWLKVLPQKIYLVWILLIFGGLTILSGFFLEGQDRISASYFFRGWMLLLPCYLFLRRTAFQNATKFLVALLFFVLALLFRFLDEKLYVSFMPWGTHWLWHVSTAFGAYFLGDYLIKNAVLKTEIIKKK from the coding sequence ATGGATTTACTTTCAGAAACACTTCAGATTATCGACAACGGTCCTATTTATAGAGAGACGAAAGATCTTTCACTACTCATTGTAGAACCTTGGAATGCATGGTCTTCGCTTACATTTTTAGTTCCGGCATTGATTTTTCTATGGCAACTTCGGGGACACTACTCTGAATACAAGTTTATCATTTGGTTTTGTTGTCCTTTGCTCGTTTTAGGAGGATTGGGAAGTACTTTTTTTCATGCATTCAGAGCTTCTTACTTGTTATTGTTGATGGATGCACTTCCAATTATTGTGTTGGTACTAGGAATTAGTATTTGGATGTGGCTCAAGGTTCTTCCTCAAAAAATTTATTTAGTTTGGATTTTATTGATTTTTGGGGGGTTAACGATTCTTTCAGGATTTTTTTTAGAAGGTCAAGATCGGATTTCAGCTAGTTACTTTTTCCGTGGATGGATGTTATTGCTCCCATGTTATTTGTTTTTGAGACGTACGGCGTTTCAAAATGCCACTAAATTTCTCGTTGCACTATTGTTCTTTGTCCTTGCACTTCTATTTCGATTTTTAGATGAAAAGCTCTATGTATCATTTATGCCCTGGGGAACACATTGGCTATGGCATGTCTCAACAGCATTTGGCGCATATTTTTTAGGTGATTATTTGATTAAAAATGCGGTGTTAAAAACGGAAATAATCAAGAAAAAATAG
- a CDS encoding GNAT family N-acetyltransferase yields the protein MKFLPIHKTLKDGRIVLIRAVEIADATKIIEFVHGFVYDSEFVPLVEGEFNPTLPEEELILKNYVDRSNSLFLVAEFEGQIIANINLDGNQRQIMRHTAVFGMGMHLEWQNCGLGTIILQSAIDWARNHSELELLFLQVYAENEAGIALYKKLGFVENGRMPNMFKQNNRYHDEITMHLSLK from the coding sequence ATGAAATTTCTTCCAATACACAAGACATTGAAAGATGGACGAATTGTTTTGATTCGAGCTGTTGAAATTGCTGATGCCACTAAAATCATTGAATTTGTTCATGGATTTGTGTACGATTCAGAATTCGTTCCGCTAGTTGAAGGAGAATTTAATCCAACTTTGCCTGAAGAAGAGTTAATCTTGAAAAACTATGTGGATCGCAGTAATTCCTTATTCTTAGTTGCTGAATTTGAAGGACAGATCATTGCAAATATAAACTTAGACGGAAACCAACGCCAAATTATGCGACATACCGCTGTTTTTGGAATGGGAATGCATTTAGAATGGCAAAATTGTGGTTTGGGAACGATTATTCTTCAATCCGCTATTGATTGGGCAAGAAATCATTCAGAATTGGAACTCTTATTTTTACAAGTTTATGCGGAGAATGAAGCTGGCATAGCACTTTATAAGAAATTGGGGTTTGTAGAGAATGGCCGAATGCCTAATATGTTTAAGCAAAATAATCGCTATCACGATGAAATTACGATGCATTTGTCCCTGAAATGA
- a CDS encoding aminotransferase class IV: MSDQELFVNNNGKIISNTGHSIAAGNRGYTYGDGLFESMRVMNGKVLNLGHHFSRLTEGAKILKMRLPAFYTTEFFQQQIEELIQMCKISEGARIRLSIDRLGGGTYLPDTNEVSYFIEIYPIEQNLFGLNAKGLEVDLYQDIKKTKNILSNFKTKNGLLYVLAAISAKEKGLDDMLITNDNGQILESSHSNIFVVSNGVLYTPSLSDGCLAGTMRMQVINLALKNGLKVYECPILPSNLLVADEVFLTNAVRGITWIGGYRTKRYFNTTARKIVTFLNEEWDV, translated from the coding sequence ATGAGCGACCAAGAATTATTCGTAAACAACAACGGTAAAATCATCAGTAATACAGGACATTCCATTGCAGCTGGAAACAGAGGATACACTTATGGCGATGGACTTTTTGAGAGCATGCGCGTCATGAACGGGAAAGTTCTAAACCTTGGACATCACTTCTCACGCTTAACAGAGGGCGCGAAAATTCTAAAAATGCGTTTACCTGCTTTTTACACGACCGAATTTTTCCAACAGCAAATTGAAGAGCTTATTCAAATGTGTAAAATTTCTGAAGGAGCAAGAATAAGGCTTTCAATTGATCGTTTAGGTGGAGGAACTTATCTTCCTGATACCAATGAAGTTAGTTACTTTATTGAAATCTATCCTATTGAGCAGAATTTGTTCGGATTGAATGCGAAAGGATTGGAAGTTGATTTGTATCAAGATATCAAGAAAACGAAGAATATCCTTTCCAATTTTAAAACAAAAAATGGACTTCTATACGTCTTAGCTGCTATCTCAGCAAAAGAAAAAGGATTGGACGATATGTTGATAACCAATGACAATGGTCAGATTCTAGAAAGTTCACATAGCAATATTTTCGTCGTTAGCAATGGAGTTCTTTACACTCCAAGTCTTTCAGACGGTTGCTTGGCGGGAACAATGCGCATGCAAGTAATCAACTTGGCATTGAAAAACGGATTAAAAGTTTACGAATGTCCGATTTTACCATCTAATTTATTGGTGGCAGATGAAGTATTCTTAACCAATGCAGTGCGTGGAATTACGTGGATTGGAGGTTACCGAACGAAACGGTATTTCAATACAACTGCGCGTAAAATTGTAACGTTCTTGAATGAAGAATGGGACGTTTAA
- a CDS encoding diphthine--ammonia ligase → MGRLIPAYFNWSGGKDSTLALYKALQSNTFDIRYLLTTLNQEADRISMHGVRSELLQAQAGSIGIPTKTVHLPTSSDMSAYEAVMNQAITELKAEGISDCLFGDIFLEDLRMYREQKLKEVGISAYFPIWKRDTKELIHEFIDLGFKTIVVCVDSSKLGEEFVGRVIDKEFISDLPSTVDPCGENGEFHTFVFDGPIFENPILFEKGEIVYKTYEAKTTEKETIEYGFWFQDLIPI, encoded by the coding sequence ATGGGACGTTTAATTCCTGCATATTTCAATTGGAGTGGAGGAAAGGACAGCACATTAGCCTTATATAAGGCACTTCAATCAAATACTTTTGATATTCGTTATTTGCTCACAACTTTAAATCAAGAAGCGGATCGAATTTCCATGCATGGAGTTCGCAGTGAATTATTGCAAGCACAGGCGGGATCAATCGGAATACCAACAAAAACAGTTCATTTACCAACTAGTTCTGACATGTCGGCTTATGAAGCTGTTATGAATCAGGCAATCACTGAATTGAAAGCTGAAGGAATTTCCGACTGTCTTTTTGGAGACATTTTCTTGGAGGATTTACGCATGTATCGGGAACAAAAACTCAAAGAAGTGGGCATTTCGGCATATTTTCCGATATGGAAAAGAGACACCAAAGAGCTCATTCATGAATTCATTGATTTGGGATTCAAAACAATTGTTGTTTGTGTCGATTCATCCAAACTAGGAGAGGAGTTTGTAGGTCGAGTGATTGACAAAGAGTTTATATCCGATTTACCTTCAACGGTAGATCCATGTGGAGAAAATGGGGAGTTCCACACCTTTGTATTTGATGGGCCCATCTTTGAAAATCCAATTCTTTTCGAAAAAGGAGAAATCGTTTACAAAACCTACGAAGCCAAAACAACTGAAAAAGAAACTATCGAATATGGATTTTGGTTTCAGGACCTTATTCCGATTTAG
- a CDS encoding OmpA family protein: MNKLIPFVFVLISTFHSNAQDFCKASSVFFDLNKSELKSGGQMMVDSLVKSMNGTDFILEVYGYTDTSNTLDYNRKLSQSRIDAVLAYLKSKQIAPKEIRTFNEGEDFNSSNQSKNAAFQRRVDIYLTPMEGNDVVFKSPDGVIIKRDLSSFGNCGICALKPKMKYLQTESEANANGIDLITEKGERLVTYGMVLFDIDTCSSLSADELKKIETCIQMPAVRWDNRVELFELIAQPGNDNWRLLNDSLCRDSIQKTVRFCTRAGCVNLDVRFPPLGLILPEESLLGKSFFTYDRDKKPEKLSNDTLPLPIEVKKVVSYFEVNKEWYLYQDASQKIRKEFTNRDSVSPNFAIIYTSDYNIVPPKGEIELKVKLKDIDKMGYYHPDFDLFLPLERRGLNTWYGTVYQDGFELCYIKNNKYYLEKNKAKKLKIKLKNGHPKAKVKQLYLFKKNKLSWKKAKRRELE, encoded by the coding sequence ATGAATAAACTAATTCCTTTTGTATTTGTGCTAATCAGCACTTTTCATTCAAATGCTCAGGACTTTTGCAAAGCAAGTAGCGTATTTTTCGACCTCAACAAATCTGAATTAAAGTCGGGAGGACAAATGATGGTTGATAGTTTGGTGAAATCCATGAATGGAACTGACTTCATCCTTGAAGTTTACGGCTACACAGACACCTCAAATACATTGGATTATAACCGAAAACTTTCTCAAAGCAGGATTGATGCGGTTTTAGCATATTTGAAATCCAAACAAATTGCTCCAAAAGAAATCCGGACATTCAATGAAGGCGAAGATTTCAATTCCAGTAATCAGAGTAAAAATGCAGCTTTTCAACGTCGGGTAGATATTTACCTCACTCCCATGGAAGGAAATGATGTGGTATTCAAATCGCCTGATGGGGTGATTATAAAAAGAGATCTTTCTTCATTTGGAAATTGCGGGATTTGTGCTTTGAAACCGAAGATGAAATACCTGCAAACCGAAAGTGAAGCAAATGCCAATGGGATTGATCTGATTACAGAGAAAGGAGAACGTTTAGTGACTTACGGAATGGTTTTGTTTGATATTGATACTTGCTCTTCTCTTTCAGCTGATGAGCTGAAGAAGATAGAAACTTGCATTCAAATGCCTGCTGTGCGTTGGGATAATCGTGTGGAATTATTTGAACTAATTGCCCAGCCTGGAAATGATAACTGGAGACTTTTAAATGATTCGTTATGCCGCGATTCGATACAAAAAACAGTACGCTTTTGCACAAGAGCGGGATGCGTTAATCTCGATGTCCGATTTCCACCACTTGGATTAATTTTACCTGAAGAATCTCTATTAGGAAAATCCTTTTTCACCTATGATAGAGATAAAAAGCCTGAGAAACTATCTAATGATACACTTCCTTTACCTATTGAAGTGAAAAAAGTTGTCAGTTATTTTGAGGTTAACAAAGAGTGGTACCTGTATCAGGATGCTTCTCAGAAAATTCGAAAAGAGTTTACCAATCGGGACTCTGTGTCGCCCAATTTTGCGATTATCTACACTTCAGATTACAATATTGTCCCTCCTAAAGGAGAAATTGAGTTAAAAGTAAAACTGAAAGATATCGATAAAATGGGTTATTATCATCCTGATTTCGACTTATTCCTGCCACTTGAAAGAAGAGGATTAAATACCTGGTATGGAACGGTTTATCAGGATGGTTTTGAGTTGTGTTACATCAAGAATAACAAATATTATCTGGAGAAGAATAAAGCAAAGAAGTTGAAAATAAAACTGAAAAATGGGCATCCAAAAGCGAAGGTCAAACAACTTTACTTATTCAAAAAGAACAAACTAAGTTGGAAAAAGGCAAAAAGACGCGAATTAGAATAA